GCCTTTAGGTGACCTTCAATTTGCGATTGTCTACCATGGTCTTTAGCCTTAGAGCGAACATACACCATAGGCAAGTCTAAAATTTCACTCACCCAAGCAGCATGAGGAATCCCGGCTGTCGCGGTCCCAGCAATACATGTCACATTAGGATAATTTTTTTTGATCAAGTTAGCTAAGGCTTGAGCCACCAACTTACGGGCCTTGGGATAACTCATTAATTGACGATTATCACAGTAAATTGGGCTCTTAATCCCACTGGCCCAGGTAAACCAATCCTCATTACGGATAATCACGGCTTCATGATCTAATAATGCTTCGGCAACTTCGCGTTTAATATTTTGACTCATCTATTTCCCCTCCCAATGTTCTTTCATTTCTTCATAGGCTCTCACTGGATCGTCAGCCTGAATAATCGGACGGCCCACTACAATGTAATCAGCTCCGTTTGCTCGGGCTTCTTCTGGACTAGCAATTCTTTCTTGGTCATCGTGAACATGCTTATTCAAACGAATCCCTGGTGTTAAACTAAGTAATTGCCCTTTGGAAACTTCCTTAATCATTTTACTTTCTTGAACCGAAGAAACTAGGCCATCCACGCCACTGTCTAATGCTAAGCGGGTCAAATGTTCCACCGATTCAGCGACTGTACCAGGAATTTGTAATTGATTATTTAACATTTCTTGGTTCGTTGAAGTCAACTGGGTGATTGCAAGAACTTTTGGTTGATGTTTGCCTTCTTGGACCCCTTTAACCGCAGCTCGCATCATTTCTTTACCACCCATGGCATGGATCGTCACCAGTTCAATCGGTAATTGACTGAGCTGTAACATCGCTAGGTAAACCGTATTAGGAATATCGTGGCATTTCAAATCGAGAAAGACTTCATGTCCCATATCACATAAACGCTCAATGATACTTGGTCCTGACATATAAAATTGCGACATCCCTACCTTGACCCCGATTTGGCGGCCTTCAAATAATTTTAGAAAATCAAAGGTTTCTGCTTCAGTTTTAAAATCCAACGCCACAAATAATGTTTCCATTTTTTCACCTCTTTAACGAAAAAAGACCTAGACAATTCTGTCTAGGCCTTTAAGTCATCATAATTAGCTATAAGTATGCACACTTATAGGTATTCTTATCATCACTTTTCGTGCCTCTCTGGACAGAATTAAAGTATAGAGTCTCGCTCTAAATCACAAGTATTGTAGCAAGGACACTCGCTGATGTCAACACAAAAAGTAAAAATATTTCATATGAGAGCAAAAAGTTAAAATTGCTTGGTTTCGTGCAAGCTTGAATGGCAATAAGGTATATTTGGTTCAAAGTAAGTTAAACAGTGAGATGATTTTGGATAAAATTAGAAGTAAATAGCAACATCTAAAAAAGCGGCCGCTGACGACCGCTAATGCTTACTATTATGGAGGTGAGGGGAGTCGAACCCCTGTCCAGACACCCCGCTAATACAGCTTTTACACTCATAGTTTATTGTTGATTAAGCGCACTAGAGGTCAATAAACAAACCTACTAGCTTGCGTACCTGATTATTCTCTTTCTATTGCTCCAGGCGGAAGCGCAAGACGTATCCCACTTCAATGAGACCTGTAACTAATACATGGGCGATACTAGGCAGATCTTAGCATGCTGCTAGGCAGCGAATGCTAAAGATTGACTTTCGTTTTTGTCAATTAAATTTAAGTTAACGTTTGTGACGGAGACGTAACCTCCGAAATGTAGCTGTACCCCGGTCTGATGCCTGTCGAATCCAAAAACACCCCCAAAGGGATACTTTTCTAATATAACAAACATCTTACCGAAAAGTCAAGATTTACGCTTCATTCAAAACTTCCACTTCATTTTTCTTATAGTTAACTTGATCCCTGTAATTTGTCAAAGGTCTTGCTGAGACTTATTCTTTTCTTCCCGGTCCTTATTCACATCATCAATTTTTTCCTCTAAAGCAAAATGATCGGTTTGATTATAGGCTTCCAAATGGTAAAAACCATCTTGATACCTAACAATAGATACACTAGCATTATCTAAGGGTTCACCTAGAGAAAATTCTGGGATTAATTCATGGATCATATTGCGAATCGTCATGCCATGACTCACAATCAGAATATTTTGATCAGTTTCACGATGGGCGGTAATCACATCGATCAAACCTAATTCAACCCGTAGCCAGAATGTCATAAAATCTTCGGCATCATGGGTGGGATCTAATTCATGGAAAGTATCCATTTCTACCTTCACGCGATCATTTGTAGTTAACAAGTCCTGCTTTTCATTCTCGATATAGTCAGTGACTTTTCCCCAGATCCGTTCAACTTCTAGCCCTTCAAAGCTCCCAAAGAACTGTTCCCGAAAGGCTTTACGTTTATTAATTGGAAGGTTGGAACCAGCATGGTAATTGTATTTTAAAATAATTTCCGCTGTAGCTACAGTCCGTTGCAAATCACTGGTATAGACAGCCGAGAAATTAACATCACGTAAACCAATGGCGCTCCTTTGAGCATCGCGTTTACCCTTCTCTGTTAAAGGCGCATCCGCCCAACCTTGGATCCGATGATAGTGGTTGAGGTAGGTTTGGCCATGACGCATAAAATAAATTGTTACACCTTTACTCATTTCTTTCAACCTCGCATTCATACTGATAAACCTGAAACCATCATAACAAAAAATGCCCATTTTAGCGAAACATATCAAATTATAAAACGTTTACTAAAGCTTTTCTGATATAATTTATTTAGATACAAAAAGATATTTCTATTCTTAAGTCTAGAAAGAGGAAGATTTCCTATGGAACGTGAACAACTCGTTAGAAACCGTCTTCTTCAACTTGAACTTCATTTTAAAAGTATACGCTACTTTGACCGCAGGAAGGATAAACAATTAGAATCGTCACTCCTCTTTAGCGATCAAAGACCTAATGAATTAATCATTATTTACTGCAAAGAAGGCTTTCTAACTATAAATTCTGATGATAAAAATTATATTATGGATAATAACAGCTATTGTATTATTAACAACAGAGCCCATTTAAAAGCCCAAGATATCGATGCGGAAGCTTTAGAAAAATGGTATGAATTATCGATCATCAGTCTAGTCGGCCGTAATCAAAGTTTTAAACTATCACATGAAAATATTGCTTGTTGTCAAGACACTCATAAAGAGATTGAAAATTATTTACAATTAATTGACTACGAAGATAAAAAAGGTAAGCTTGCAGAGGACGAAAAAGAAACCATCTTACAAATGCTGATCCAAATGATATTTACTCGAATATATTTCCAGCAAAAAAATTTATTCGCCTTAAAAAGTGAATTTACCAATGAGGAAAAAATTCACTGGCTGAAGAAGTATATTGATAATTATTATACCAAAGATATTAGTCTGGACCATCTCAGTAATTTAATCAGTATGAATAAATACTATATGATTCGTCTATTTTCAGAAGCCTTTTCCGCGTCTCCGATTGATTATTTAATTAAAGTAAGAATAGATAAAACCAAGCAGCTACTGAAGGTCACCAATTTTAGCATCAGTCATGTCGGTAAGTTAGTAGGCTTTGGCTCAGCTTCATACTTCTCAAAAATGTTTAAAAGACTAAACGGCATCTCACCGAGTCAATATCGGAAAGAACATAGCCAAGATAATAAAGAAAACAATTAATCACTCACAGTAGCCAAATAGTTGATTTTCTATATCATGTTTCTTCCGACCTAACGCCCCTTTTAAATAATTAAAAGGACTACGACCTGTAGTAAGTCTCAAAAGTTTGACATCTCGTCTAACTTTTGGGGCACTCTTACAGGTCATAGTCCTTTTTATGAATCCTTGTTCTTTTATAACACAAGAAATAACCTTTTAATATTTTTCTTTCATTGCCCGTTTAATGTCACGCTTCATATCTTTTTCTTTTAAGGCTTGGCGCTTATCGTATTTTTTCTTTCCTTTACCAATGCCGATGAGTAATTTAGCAAAGCCTCTTTTAATATACATCCGTAGTGGGATAATCGCATATCCTTCTTGGCTAACATGCTTAGCTAGGCGATTGATTTCACGCTTCTTTAATAATAATTTTCTTGGCCGCATAGGATCCGGGTTAAAACGGTTGCCTTGTTCAAAGGGACTCACATGCATCCCATAGACCCATACCTGACCATTTTCTACCCGGGCAAAGGAATCCTTTAAGTTTACCTTCCCCTTACGAATCGATTTAATTTCTGTTCCAGTTAAGACAAGACCAGCTTCAATAGTATCTTCAATGATATAATCATGATTCGCTTTGCGATTTGTCGCTACCACATTGTCTTGCTTCTTCTTTGTCACACAGTTTCTCCCCCTTTGTTATCATTTAGCCTTTCGAATAACAAAATTCTTCTTATTTTTCTGCTTCTTATGCTTTTTCTTATGCTTATTCTTTTTAGCTTTTTTAGAATGCTTCTTGTGTCCTTGAATATTATTCCCTTTATGATCGGTTTTCTTAGGCTGTGAATTAGTTTTCTTAGTCTTTTTCTCTGGGTTGATAATCTCAAAATCAATCTGTCTAGAGTCTGTATCTGCCTTGACCAATTTCACCCGCACTGGGTCTCCTATACGATAAATATTCCCCGTATGCTCCCCGACTAAGATCATGTGTTTATCCACATAGTTATAATAATCATCATCCAAGTTAGAGATATGGACCAATCCTTCAACCGTATTAGCGAGTTGAACGAAGATACCGAACTTGGTCACTGAAGAAATAATACCATCAAATTCTTCCCCAACTTTATCAACCATAAATTCAGTTTTCTTAAGGCTCTCGGTTTCTCTTTCAGCATCCACGCTACGCCGCTCTGTTTTGGAAGCTTGGTCGGCAGTAACTTCAATGTTTTGACTGAGCTCATCCTTCTTGGCAGGATTGGGCTTGTGGGTGAGATAATAGCGGATAAGGCGGTGGGCTAAGAGGTCAGGATAACGACGAATTGGTGAAGTAAAATGGGTATAGTCCTTGGCAGCTAGGCCATAGTGACCAATTGGCTGGAGGTCATACTTAGCCTGTTGCATACTCCGTAAAGCCATGACTTGGACAACGGGAGCATAACTTTCACCAGCTGCTTCTTCCAGGGTATTTTGTAAATCTTTAGGACTTACTTTACCGTCTGTTTTCTTCACATGAACCCCTAAGGTTTGAGCAAATTCAATAAAGGTCTTCATCCGCTCATCATCAGGGGATTCGTGGATACGATAAATGAAAGGCAGGTGGCGCTTAGTAAATTCATGAGCCACGGTTTCATTAGCAGCTAGCATAAAAGATTCAATCATCCGTTCAGCTGTTCCACGTTCCCTAACCACAATATCAAGGGGATGGCCTTCTTTATCAACAATGATTTCAGCTTCAGGCGTATCAAAATCAATCGCCCCCCTGTGATGGCGTTTATCGCTTAAAGACTGGTGGAGTGCAGCCATGTCATTAAGCATAGGTAAAAGTTCAGCGTATTTTTCACTTAATTGTTTATCTTTACCCTCTAATAATTTATTAACGTCATCATAAACCATCCGATAGTCCGATTGGATGATGCTTGGCCCAATATGATAATTTATAACCTTGACTGATTTAGGATCAATTTCCATCATGCATGACATGGTTAAACGGTCCTGGTTAGCCTGTAAGGAACAAATCCCGTTGGATAAGCGTTGAGGTAGCATAGGAACCACCCGATCAGTTAAATATACGCTGGTCCCACGTTTCCAGGCTTCCTTATCAATAGCGCTTCCTGCGGTAACATAATAGGAAACATCGGCAATATGAACACCTAACTCCAGATGGCCATTGCCAAGTTTTCTTAAGGAAATCGCATCGTCCAAGTCTTTAGCATCAGCCCCATCGATGGTAATCGTAAGTAAGGAACGATAATCATCACGTTTTTGAGTCTCCCCTGGGTCAATTTGCTCAGGGACTTCCTCCGCTTCATCAAGAACCTCCTCAGGAAATTCATGCGGAATATCAAACATATTTAAGATAGCGAGAATATCGACCCCAGGAGCATCCTTATGACCAATGGTTTGGATGACACGGCCAGTCATTTGTAAGGGCTGGTCGAGGGAAGGATATTCTGCAATTTCTGCGATGACAATTTCACCCTCCACTGGGTGTAGTCCATCACTCAAGACAAAGCAAGTCATCATTTCTTCGCCTTTATTTTGAATCCTTATCCCACCAATATAACCGGATTCGGCTTTTAACTTATCATTATAAGGAACAAATTCACCGGTCACTCGACTCAAAGCTCTTTCTAGTACCTCTGTAATCGTGCCTTCATCTTTTTGTTCTCCCCGGCTACGTTTAGTCAATTGAACCGCCACTTGGTCGCCATTCATTGCGCCGCCAGTTTCACCACGGGGGATAAAAATATCATCATCAAAACCTTCAATGGAAACAAAACCAAAGCCTTTTTGATTTAAAGAAAAACTTCCCTGATAACGTTTGTCTGATTTTTTAGAAACTAAGCCCCCGTTATCAAGAATTTCGATGTCGCCATTTCTCTGTAACTGGGCAACTAATTTTATAAATTCAGGATAGTCATCACTGCTATTGCAATTAAACCTCTGACTCCATTCTTGTATCGTTAAGGGGGTCGCTTCTTTTTTTACTGCAGCGACCAATTGCTGACTGACTTGGTCTATATTCATATATGTTTTACACCACCTGGTTGAGAAATTCGATTAGTGCTTGTTCAAATGCTTGATGGGCTTTGCCAACGGTAATCACATGGCCACTATCTTCAAAATGGGCTAAGGTCACCTGAGCATTAGGCATAGCTTCTTTCAACAGACGACCACTATTATCACCGACAAGTTCATCTTGACCGGCTTCAGCGATGAAATAAGGCTTAGTGATTGTCCCTAGTTGGCTATGCATAGAATTGTTAAAACGATTGATCTTCTCTAGGGAAAGAGATAGGTCCGCTTCAATGTCCTTTAATTCCGCTTCCAGAACCTCTCCACTAAAGCCTTCCTTTTCTTTGACATTTCTAGCCATGGCCATAAAAGCCTTTCCTACATTCGTTTCTTCAATGTTTGTAGTCATAATAGGCGTAC
This genomic window from Aerococcus sp. Group 1 contains:
- the pyrF gene encoding orotidine-5'-phosphate decarboxylase, which gives rise to METLFVALDFKTEAETFDFLKLFEGRQIGVKVGMSQFYMSGPSIIERLCDMGHEVFLDLKCHDIPNTVYLAMLQLSQLPIELVTIHAMGGKEMMRAAVKGVQEGKHQPKVLAITQLTSTNQEMLNNQLQIPGTVAESVEHLTRLALDSGVDGLVSSVQESKMIKEVSKGQLLSLTPGIRLNKHVHDDQERIASPEEARANGADYIVVGRPIIQADDPVRAYEEMKEHWEGK
- a CDS encoding carboxylesterase, which produces MQKQESFYFTGDNEVAVLLFHAYTGTTADVRMTGRALNREGYTVYCHNLTGHGTGRVEDILAADPSDWIEDARQALAFIKSQGYDKLAVFGLSLGGSIATKLFIEEESQFIAAGSFCTPIMTTNIEETNVGKAFMAMARNVKEKEGFSGEVLEAELKDIEADLSLSLEKINRFNNSMHSQLGTITKPYFIAEAGQDELVGDNSGRLLKEAMPNAQVTLAHFEDSGHVITVGKAHQAFEQALIEFLNQVV
- the smpB gene encoding SsrA-binding protein SmpB, which gives rise to MTKKKQDNVVATNRKANHDYIIEDTIEAGLVLTGTEIKSIRKGKVNLKDSFARVENGQVWVYGMHVSPFEQGNRFNPDPMRPRKLLLKKREINRLAKHVSQEGYAIIPLRMYIKRGFAKLLIGIGKGKKKYDKRQALKEKDMKRDIKRAMKEKY
- a CDS encoding helix-turn-helix transcriptional regulator, with the protein product MEREQLVRNRLLQLELHFKSIRYFDRRKDKQLESSLLFSDQRPNELIIIYCKEGFLTINSDDKNYIMDNNSYCIINNRAHLKAQDIDAEALEKWYELSIISLVGRNQSFKLSHENIACCQDTHKEIENYLQLIDYEDKKGKLAEDEKETILQMLIQMIFTRIYFQQKNLFALKSEFTNEEKIHWLKKYIDNYYTKDISLDHLSNLISMNKYYMIRLFSEAFSASPIDYLIKVRIDKTKQLLKVTNFSISHVGKLVGFGSASYFSKMFKRLNGISPSQYRKEHSQDNKENN
- a CDS encoding histidine phosphatase family protein, with amino-acid sequence MSKGVTIYFMRHGQTYLNHYHRIQGWADAPLTEKGKRDAQRSAIGLRDVNFSAVYTSDLQRTVATAEIILKYNYHAGSNLPINKRKAFREQFFGSFEGLEVERIWGKVTDYIENEKQDLLTTNDRVKVEMDTFHELDPTHDAEDFMTFWLRVELGLIDVITAHRETDQNILIVSHGMTIRNMIHELIPEFSLGEPLDNASVSIVRYQDGFYHLEAYNQTDHFALEEKIDDVNKDREEKNKSQQDL
- the rnr gene encoding ribonuclease R, with translation MNIDQVSQQLVAAVKKEATPLTIQEWSQRFNCNSSDDYPEFIKLVAQLQRNGDIEILDNGGLVSKKSDKRYQGSFSLNQKGFGFVSIEGFDDDIFIPRGETGGAMNGDQVAVQLTKRSRGEQKDEGTITEVLERALSRVTGEFVPYNDKLKAESGYIGGIRIQNKGEEMMTCFVLSDGLHPVEGEIVIAEIAEYPSLDQPLQMTGRVIQTIGHKDAPGVDILAILNMFDIPHEFPEEVLDEAEEVPEQIDPGETQKRDDYRSLLTITIDGADAKDLDDAISLRKLGNGHLELGVHIADVSYYVTAGSAIDKEAWKRGTSVYLTDRVVPMLPQRLSNGICSLQANQDRLTMSCMMEIDPKSVKVINYHIGPSIIQSDYRMVYDDVNKLLEGKDKQLSEKYAELLPMLNDMAALHQSLSDKRHHRGAIDFDTPEAEIIVDKEGHPLDIVVRERGTAERMIESFMLAANETVAHEFTKRHLPFIYRIHESPDDERMKTFIEFAQTLGVHVKKTDGKVSPKDLQNTLEEAAGESYAPVVQVMALRSMQQAKYDLQPIGHYGLAAKDYTHFTSPIRRYPDLLAHRLIRYYLTHKPNPAKKDELSQNIEVTADQASKTERRSVDAERETESLKKTEFMVDKVGEEFDGIISSVTKFGIFVQLANTVEGLVHISNLDDDYYNYVDKHMILVGEHTGNIYRIGDPVRVKLVKADTDSRQIDFEIINPEKKTKKTNSQPKKTDHKGNNIQGHKKHSKKAKKNKHKKKHKKQKNKKNFVIRKAK
- the pyrE gene encoding orotate phosphoribosyltransferase; protein product: MSQNIKREVAEALLDHEAVIIRNEDWFTWASGIKSPIYCDNRQLMSYPKARKLVAQALANLIKKNYPNVTCIAGTATAGIPHAAWVSEILDLPMVYVRSKAKDHGRQSQIEGHLKADDQVVLIDDLISTGGSVLEACQPVAKVCSVIGVAAIFTYELDRAKKNFQAADIPLAVLSNFHSLLEVAKEKHDFSQADMDNILDWHRQLNQSSNE